The following are encoded together in the Geobacter sulfurreducens PCA genome:
- a CDS encoding nickel-dependent hydrogenase large subunit, with translation MSKRITIDPITRIEGHLRIDVEVNGGQVAKAWSSAQMWRGIETILKGRDPQDAWSYAQRFCGVCTTVHAISSIRSVENALNVEVPLNAQYIRNIMIAQHSVQDHIVHFYHLSALDWVDIVSALKADPKKASSIAQSLSDWPGNSEKEFKAVQDKLKAFVASGQLGIFASGYWGHPAMKLPPEVNLIAVAHYLKALDYQRRASQAVAILGGKNPHVQNLVVGGVATAVNMENIATLNMERIAFLRTLMEETREFVQKVYYPDLVAIASFYKEWFKYGAGVTNYLAVPEFAEDTRNTKFGLPGGTIYGGDLGTFKAITTHQDAALIQGVTEGVAHAWYEGSDSLHPWEGETKPQYTDFQENGKYTWCKSPRYNGKPMQVGPPAQVMAAYATGHPKVKKLVDDAAAKLGIGPKELHSTMGRLFCRGVRAHVMADYSLEYLDKLVANIGKGDSTYANHTEIPDGEYKGVGFHEAPRGALSHWIVIEKKKIKNYQAVVPSTWNASPRDENGVAGPYEACLVGNPVAQPDKPLEVLRTIHSFDPCIACAVHTIDPAGKEITKVKVL, from the coding sequence ATGTCTAAACGTATCACCATAGACCCCATCACCCGGATCGAGGGTCACCTGAGAATCGATGTGGAAGTGAATGGCGGCCAGGTTGCCAAGGCCTGGTCCTCGGCCCAGATGTGGCGGGGCATCGAGACCATCCTCAAGGGGCGCGATCCCCAGGACGCCTGGTCCTACGCCCAGCGTTTCTGCGGCGTCTGCACTACGGTGCACGCCATCTCGTCCATCCGTTCCGTGGAGAACGCCCTGAACGTGGAAGTTCCCCTCAACGCCCAGTACATCCGCAATATCATGATCGCCCAGCACTCGGTGCAGGATCACATCGTCCACTTCTACCACCTGTCCGCCCTGGACTGGGTCGACATCGTGTCCGCCCTGAAGGCCGACCCGAAGAAGGCCTCCTCCATCGCCCAGAGCCTGTCCGACTGGCCCGGCAACAGCGAGAAGGAGTTCAAGGCGGTCCAGGACAAGCTCAAGGCGTTCGTGGCCAGCGGCCAGCTCGGCATCTTCGCCTCCGGCTACTGGGGCCATCCGGCCATGAAGCTGCCGCCCGAGGTGAACCTGATCGCCGTGGCCCACTACCTCAAGGCTCTCGACTACCAGCGCCGGGCTTCACAGGCTGTGGCCATTCTCGGCGGCAAGAACCCCCACGTTCAGAACCTGGTGGTGGGCGGGGTAGCCACCGCTGTGAACATGGAGAACATCGCCACCCTCAACATGGAGCGGATCGCCTTCCTCCGCACCCTTATGGAAGAGACCCGCGAGTTCGTCCAGAAGGTCTACTACCCGGACCTGGTGGCCATCGCTTCCTTCTACAAGGAATGGTTCAAGTACGGCGCCGGCGTCACCAACTACCTGGCGGTCCCCGAGTTCGCCGAAGACACCCGCAACACCAAGTTCGGCCTCCCCGGCGGCACCATCTACGGCGGCGATCTGGGTACCTTCAAGGCGATCACCACCCACCAGGATGCGGCGCTCATTCAGGGGGTCACCGAAGGGGTGGCTCACGCCTGGTACGAAGGCTCCGATTCGCTCCACCCCTGGGAAGGGGAGACCAAGCCCCAGTACACCGACTTCCAGGAGAACGGCAAGTACACCTGGTGCAAGTCGCCGCGCTACAACGGCAAGCCCATGCAGGTTGGACCGCCCGCCCAGGTCATGGCCGCCTACGCCACCGGCCATCCCAAGGTCAAGAAGCTGGTGGACGACGCCGCAGCCAAGCTCGGCATCGGTCCCAAGGAGCTCCACTCCACCATGGGCCGGCTCTTCTGCCGGGGCGTGCGCGCCCACGTCATGGCCGACTACTCCCTGGAGTACCTGGACAAGCTCGTGGCCAACATCGGTAAGGGTGACTCCACCTACGCCAACCACACGGAAATCCCCGACGGCGAGTACAAGGGGGTCGGCTTCCACGAGGCGCCCCGTGGTGCCCTGTCCCACTGGATAGTCATCGAGAAGAAGAAGATCAAGAACTACCAGGCCGTGGTTCCGTCCACCTGGAACGCCTCGCCGCGGGACGAGAACGGCGTTGCCGGTCCCTACGAAGCCTGCCTCGTGGGCAACCCCGTGGCTCAGCCGGACAAGCCGCTGGAAGTGCTGCGCACCATCCACTCCTTCGACCCCTGCATTGCGTGCGCCGTCCACACCATCGACCCGGCCGGCAAGGAGATCACCAAGGTCAAGGTCCTGTAA
- a CDS encoding HyaD/HybD family hydrogenase maturation endopeptidase → MRTLIFGAGNLILTDEGFGVHCINHLEENYVFPPEVELYDGGTLGIMVTHKIEEADRVILVDTVETAGNPGEVFRFEKEDIMLNRLPVKLSPHQIGIQEMLFISEMRGACPDRISLLGVIPSSLDPGSDLSPVLSECLPRVAGLIVDELRSLGHEVHARN, encoded by the coding sequence ATGAGAACCCTAATCTTCGGCGCCGGCAACCTGATCCTCACCGACGAGGGCTTCGGCGTCCACTGCATCAACCACCTGGAAGAGAACTACGTATTCCCGCCCGAGGTGGAGCTGTACGACGGCGGCACCCTCGGGATCATGGTCACCCACAAGATCGAGGAGGCCGACCGGGTCATCCTGGTGGATACGGTGGAGACCGCCGGCAATCCGGGCGAGGTCTTCCGCTTCGAAAAGGAAGACATCATGCTCAACCGCCTGCCGGTCAAGCTGTCGCCGCACCAGATCGGCATCCAGGAGATGCTCTTCATCAGCGAGATGCGCGGGGCCTGCCCGGACCGGATCAGTCTGCTGGGGGTCATCCCCTCTTCCCTGGACCCGGGGAGCGATCTCTCGCCGGTCCTGAGCGAGTGTCTGCCCCGTGTGGCGGGACTTATCGTCGACGAACTGCGCTCCCTCGGACACGAGGTACACGCACGGAACTGA
- a CDS encoding twin-arginine translocase TatA/TatE family subunit, which yields MFGFGMPEMIIILVIALVVVGPSKLPQLGQALGSSIKSFKKGMNEDEVKVINKTNEA from the coding sequence ATGTTTGGATTCGGAATGCCTGAAATGATCATTATCCTCGTCATCGCCCTGGTGGTGGTGGGGCCGTCCAAGCTGCCCCAGCTGGGGCAGGCCCTTGGCAGCAGCATCAAGAGTTTCAAGAAGGGGATGAACGAAGACGAAGTGAAGGTCATCAACAAGACCAACGAGGCCTGA
- a CDS encoding response regulator yields MITQVMEDVMFGGSVLICDDEEGMLRYLKKMIEAAGLRVETFGNGTSLLARIEGGDPGDASLLLQDMRLPDADGLEILHRVKELRPALPVVMMTAYACDEVVRAAFDGGASDFLPKPFTREAVLGVIRTTTAEH; encoded by the coding sequence ATGATCACACAAGTCATGGAGGACGTCATGTTCGGTGGTTCCGTGCTGATCTGTGACGATGAAGAAGGGATGCTGCGTTACCTCAAAAAGATGATCGAGGCGGCGGGGCTGAGGGTTGAAACCTTCGGCAACGGAACGAGCCTGCTGGCGAGGATCGAGGGGGGAGACCCCGGAGACGCGAGTCTGCTGTTGCAGGACATGCGGCTCCCTGATGCCGACGGGTTGGAGATTCTGCATCGGGTGAAGGAACTGCGCCCTGCCCTCCCCGTGGTGATGATGACCGCCTACGCCTGCGACGAGGTGGTCCGCGCGGCCTTTGACGGCGGGGCCAGCGATTTCCTGCCCAAGCCCTTCACCCGCGAGGCGGTGCTCGGCGTTATCAGGACGACGACGGCGGAACACTAG
- a CDS encoding DUF2860 domain-containing protein, with product MRIVLAFLFCAVVALPAWGAGFTGRVDGGVLAVAKADNLWGRGKNHIDSIHAKPKTVTHLYPIALVDLRYRAEGSANEFFLSTPPDEVGSVALGLKRTLGFGTATGALFYQFAGRVWENPYVTDREDTDNRIYGVRLGIEDMGPARLGITYRATLNDVDRDLIGDLSPDLERDGSTHRLTLSGKIEASREITVTPSVSYERGAADGESNRYHSGEARLSVGWRKGDLSLSGRVSGSYAGYDAVHPIYDQTRTEWGYGAGATASASNVAGLRNVSATLGVIWEQTLANIDFFGTRSTLAFGTIGYSF from the coding sequence ATGAGGATAGTGCTAGCGTTTCTCTTTTGCGCTGTTGTGGCGCTGCCGGCGTGGGGGGCCGGTTTTACGGGGCGGGTGGACGGGGGAGTGCTGGCGGTGGCCAAGGCCGACAACCTCTGGGGCCGGGGGAAAAACCACATCGACAGCATCCACGCGAAGCCGAAGACCGTAACCCACCTCTATCCCATTGCCCTCGTCGACCTCAGGTACCGGGCCGAAGGGAGCGCCAACGAGTTCTTTCTCTCCACACCACCCGACGAGGTAGGGAGCGTAGCCCTGGGGCTCAAGCGCACGCTCGGCTTCGGCACGGCGACCGGAGCGCTGTTCTACCAGTTCGCGGGGCGCGTCTGGGAGAACCCCTACGTGACGGACCGGGAGGACACGGACAACCGGATCTACGGCGTAAGGCTCGGTATTGAGGATATGGGCCCGGCCCGGCTCGGGATCACCTACCGGGCAACGCTTAATGATGTGGACCGGGATCTGATCGGAGATCTGAGCCCTGACCTGGAAAGGGACGGCTCCACCCACCGTCTGACCCTGTCGGGCAAGATCGAGGCATCGCGAGAGATCACGGTAACGCCGTCGGTTTCCTACGAGCGCGGCGCGGCGGACGGTGAAAGCAATCGTTACCACAGCGGCGAGGCGCGCCTGTCCGTTGGCTGGCGCAAGGGCGACCTTTCCCTTTCGGGACGGGTGTCGGGCAGCTACGCCGGATATGATGCCGTCCACCCTATCTACGACCAGACCCGGACGGAATGGGGCTACGGAGCCGGTGCGACCGCATCGGCCTCCAACGTGGCGGGCCTGCGCAATGTGTCGGCCACGTTGGGCGTGATCTGGGAGCAGACCCTGGCCAACATCGACTTCTTCGGCACCCGGTCGACCCTGGCGTTCGGCACCATCGGTTATTCGTTCTGA
- a CDS encoding YkgJ family cysteine cluster protein: MKFPRLVPSKIKRHGLLLDRPASDPLPCKTCDGACCRAFPSVPISWPEYERLHALGATRLHFSLTGRHLLLIENGCEFLADGRCAIYPDRPDVCRRFICEEC; encoded by the coding sequence ATGAAATTCCCACGGCTTGTCCCCTCAAAGATCAAACGGCACGGCCTCCTGCTGGACCGGCCCGCCAGTGACCCCCTGCCCTGCAAGACCTGCGATGGCGCCTGCTGCCGCGCCTTTCCCAGCGTACCTATCTCCTGGCCCGAGTATGAACGGCTCCACGCCCTCGGGGCCACCCGTCTCCACTTCTCCCTCACGGGCCGACACCTGTTGCTCATTGAGAACGGCTGCGAGTTCCTCGCGGACGGCCGCTGCGCCATTTATCCGGACCGGCCCGATGTCTGCCGCCGCTTCATCTGCGAGGAATGCTGA
- a CDS encoding NRDE family protein, protein MCLILFALDAHPRYRLVLAANRDEFYARPTAPAAFWDDAPQVLAGRDLTAGGTWCGVTRDGRIAAVTNYRDPGAHRVGARSRGELVAGFLGGDEAPSRWLEHLQRNGHDYNGFNLIFGDGNGLHYHSNRGAAASPLSPGIHGLSNHLLDTPWPKVARGRDALARLLATADEPAVDDLFAILANRTPAPDHLLPDTGVSLDWERLLSPLFITSPTYGTRSSTVILVDRSGQCTFVERSYNGAADHPRTVEYRFEVIT, encoded by the coding sequence ATGTGCCTGATCCTCTTCGCCCTCGATGCCCATCCGCGCTACCGCCTGGTGCTGGCCGCCAACCGGGACGAGTTCTACGCCCGCCCCACGGCACCGGCCGCCTTCTGGGACGATGCCCCTCAGGTCCTGGCCGGGCGGGACCTGACGGCCGGCGGCACCTGGTGCGGGGTAACGCGAGACGGCAGGATCGCCGCGGTCACCAACTACCGCGATCCCGGAGCCCATCGGGTGGGCGCGCGCTCACGGGGTGAGCTGGTGGCCGGCTTCCTGGGCGGAGACGAGGCACCGTCCCGGTGGCTGGAGCACCTGCAGCGGAACGGGCACGACTACAACGGCTTCAACCTGATCTTCGGCGACGGCAACGGGCTCCACTACCATTCGAACCGGGGCGCGGCCGCATCACCCCTGTCGCCTGGAATCCACGGCCTTTCCAACCACCTGCTCGACACCCCCTGGCCCAAGGTGGCGCGGGGCAGGGATGCCTTGGCGCGCCTCCTGGCAACAGCGGACGAACCGGCCGTGGACGACCTCTTCGCCATCCTGGCCAACCGTACCCCAGCGCCCGACCATCTGCTGCCCGACACGGGGGTCAGCCTCGATTGGGAGCGCCTCCTCTCTCCCCTCTTCATCACCAGCCCCACCTACGGCACCCGCTCGTCCACGGTGATCCTCGTGGATCGCAGCGGGCAGTGCACCTTCGTGGAGCGGAGCTACAACGGCGCTGCCGACCATCCGCGCACCGTGGAGTATCGGTTCGAGGTCATCACCTGA
- a CDS encoding nitrous oxide reductase accessory protein NosL: MRQFRKLFCLALSLTMTIVVFTAGVGAASSHGKDVSAHKSCQYCGMDREKFAHSRMLIEFEDGTTVATCSLHCVAVDLANNIDKAPKSIMVADYSTKQLIDAEKAYWVIGGSKQGVMTRNAKWAFAAKDAAEAFIKENGGRPASFDEAIKSAYEDMYSDTKMIRDKRKQMKMKREGHAKGSDMK, translated from the coding sequence ATGAGGCAATTCCGTAAGCTGTTCTGTCTGGCCCTGTCGCTGACCATGACCATCGTTGTTTTCACGGCCGGGGTTGGCGCCGCATCGAGCCACGGGAAGGACGTTTCGGCCCACAAATCGTGCCAGTACTGCGGCATGGATCGGGAGAAGTTCGCACACAGCCGCATGCTGATCGAGTTCGAGGACGGCACCACCGTAGCCACCTGCAGCCTGCATTGCGTCGCAGTCGACCTGGCAAACAACATCGACAAGGCCCCGAAGTCCATAATGGTGGCCGACTACTCCACCAAGCAACTCATCGATGCCGAAAAGGCCTATTGGGTTATCGGCGGCAGCAAACAGGGGGTAATGACCAGAAATGCCAAGTGGGCCTTTGCCGCCAAGGATGCGGCGGAAGCGTTCATCAAGGAAAACGGCGGCAGGCCGGCCTCCTTTGACGAGGCCATCAAGTCCGCCTATGAGGATATGTATTCCGACACCAAGATGATTCGCGACAAGCGCAAACAGATGAAGATGAAAAGGGAGGGGCACGCAAAGGGAAGCGACATGAAATAG
- a CDS encoding FAD-dependent oxidoreductase — MKMSIVVIGANAAGAKAASKAKRINPTAEITLIDRGTFISYGACGIPYFVSDTVEDVKELMSTPVGVVRDHQFFRKVKGVTVKTATEVIAIDRAAKTVCMRDCQTSRETKLPYDRLVLATGSTPFIPQISNVNLANVLTVKSIEDAELLKSLAVPGTRACIVGGGLIGLETAEALRHKGLQVAVVEMRDQMLPGVLDWEMAALVEKQLRQQGVTVMTGSAVTGLVGDAAVEAVQIGDVRIPADLVVLAPGVAPNVELARGAGLEIGPTGAIAVDTRQCTTDPDIYACGDCCETTHLITGKKVFIPLGSTANKQGRVAGINAAGGEATFAGVIGTSILRVFAVNAGKTGLTEAEAKAHGFEVETVLSPSHDKAHFFPGAKPIILKLVAERGTGRILGLQAVGEGAVDKRLDAAATAITFGATAEQVAQLDLAYAPPYSAAMDNLIVAADILKNKLAGHARGITPREVKRKFDEGDDFILLDVRSPAEHNAVGIEGAKLIPLGMLREKLEELPRDKEIIAFCKISLRGYEAQKILDAAGFRNAKFMDGGILAWPFALRTSDK, encoded by the coding sequence ATGAAGATGAGCATTGTGGTGATCGGCGCAAACGCCGCCGGCGCCAAGGCGGCCTCGAAAGCGAAGCGGATCAACCCGACAGCCGAAATAACCCTGATTGACCGGGGCACCTTCATTTCCTACGGTGCCTGCGGTATTCCCTATTTCGTTTCTGATACCGTTGAAGACGTGAAGGAGCTGATGAGCACGCCCGTCGGCGTCGTTCGCGACCATCAGTTCTTCAGGAAGGTCAAGGGCGTGACCGTCAAGACCGCTACCGAGGTCATTGCGATCGATCGCGCAGCAAAAACCGTATGCATGCGTGATTGCCAGACATCCCGGGAAACGAAGCTCCCTTATGACCGCCTGGTTCTGGCCACCGGCAGCACCCCGTTCATCCCGCAGATCAGCAACGTCAATCTGGCCAATGTTCTCACCGTCAAGAGCATCGAGGATGCCGAACTGCTTAAGAGTCTGGCTGTTCCCGGCACCCGGGCCTGTATCGTCGGCGGCGGACTGATCGGGCTGGAAACGGCTGAAGCGCTGCGTCACAAGGGGTTGCAGGTAGCGGTCGTCGAAATGCGGGACCAGATGCTGCCCGGCGTACTGGACTGGGAGATGGCGGCACTGGTGGAAAAGCAACTCAGGCAGCAGGGCGTCACCGTCATGACCGGCAGCGCGGTGACCGGCCTCGTCGGTGATGCCGCCGTCGAGGCGGTACAAATAGGGGACGTGCGGATCCCGGCCGATCTGGTGGTCCTTGCTCCCGGCGTTGCCCCCAATGTCGAGCTGGCCCGCGGCGCCGGACTGGAGATAGGGCCCACCGGAGCCATTGCGGTCGATACGCGCCAATGCACCACCGATCCCGACATCTACGCCTGCGGCGACTGCTGCGAAACCACGCATCTCATTACCGGCAAAAAGGTGTTCATCCCCCTGGGGAGCACCGCCAACAAGCAGGGCCGGGTTGCCGGGATCAATGCCGCCGGCGGCGAGGCAACCTTTGCCGGGGTCATCGGCACCAGCATTCTGCGGGTATTCGCTGTCAATGCCGGCAAAACGGGTCTCACCGAGGCAGAGGCCAAGGCGCACGGGTTCGAGGTGGAGACTGTCCTGTCGCCGTCCCACGACAAGGCTCACTTCTTCCCCGGGGCCAAGCCCATCATTCTCAAGCTGGTTGCCGAACGGGGCACCGGCCGGATTCTCGGCCTGCAAGCCGTGGGCGAAGGCGCCGTCGACAAGCGGCTCGACGCCGCCGCCACTGCCATCACGTTCGGCGCAACCGCCGAGCAGGTGGCGCAGCTCGATCTCGCCTATGCGCCGCCCTACTCCGCCGCGATGGACAATCTGATCGTTGCCGCCGACATCCTGAAAAACAAGCTGGCCGGCCATGCCCGCGGCATCACGCCCCGGGAGGTGAAACGCAAGTTCGATGAGGGTGATGACTTCATCCTGCTCGATGTCCGTTCGCCGGCAGAGCACAACGCAGTGGGGATCGAAGGCGCCAAGCTGATCCCGCTCGGGATGCTGCGGGAGAAGCTTGAGGAACTGCCCAGGGACAAGGAGATCATCGCCTTTTGCAAGATCAGCCTTCGCGGCTATGAGGCCCAGAAGATCCTCGACGCGGCAGGCTTCAGGAATGCAAAATTCATGGACGGCGGGATTCTGGCCTGGCCGTTCGCCCTCAGGACTTCTGACAAATAG
- a CDS encoding rhodanese-like domain-containing protein, protein MRSNELLKRRKANNPPTVIDVRTGFEFKAGHVPGAVHAPAWKILLMLARLPADKSAELVVTCEHGPRAQMAKGLLGLYGYRNVELLDGHMSAWRQAGHPLEK, encoded by the coding sequence ATGCGGTCCAATGAATTGCTGAAACGCAGGAAAGCGAACAACCCGCCGACGGTTATCGATGTCCGGACCGGCTTTGAGTTCAAGGCCGGTCACGTCCCCGGCGCGGTCCATGCCCCGGCCTGGAAAATCCTCCTGATGCTCGCCCGTCTCCCCGCCGACAAGAGTGCGGAGCTGGTGGTCACCTGCGAACACGGACCGCGCGCCCAGATGGCCAAGGGGCTGCTCGGGTTATACGGCTACCGGAATGTGGAGTTGCTGGACGGGCACATGTCCGCCTGGCGGCAGGCCGGCCATCCCCTGGAAAAGTGA
- a CDS encoding acyl-CoA thioesterase gives MTHATETHHREWTLIETLLPQDTNPAGSIFGGVIMGLMDKAAAIAAWRYTRREVVTAGAEHISLLRPVRLAEVVKVEARVVCTGRTSIDVDVVVETENVLTGESAVAATGFFTMVALDKEGKPTEVPRWEPRTEEERRLCEAARERRAQRVRTSEQR, from the coding sequence ATGACACACGCAACGGAAACGCACCATCGGGAATGGACCCTGATCGAAACCCTGCTCCCCCAGGACACCAACCCGGCGGGCTCCATCTTCGGCGGGGTGATCATGGGGCTCATGGACAAGGCCGCCGCCATAGCCGCCTGGCGCTACACCCGGCGCGAAGTGGTCACGGCCGGGGCCGAGCATATCTCTTTGCTGCGGCCGGTACGGCTGGCGGAGGTGGTCAAGGTGGAGGCCCGGGTGGTCTGCACCGGCCGGACATCCATCGATGTGGACGTGGTGGTTGAAACCGAGAATGTCCTCACGGGCGAGAGCGCCGTGGCGGCCACGGGATTCTTCACCATGGTCGCCCTGGACAAGGAGGGCAAGCCCACGGAAGTCCCCCGCTGGGAGCCCCGCACCGAGGAGGAGCGGCGCCTCTGCGAGGCGGCCCGGGAACGGCGGGCCCAGCGCGTACGCACATCAGAGCAAAGGTAG
- a CDS encoding MarC family protein: MSIYANFFVAIWLKFFFLLTPFFVMSVFLSMTQEIAPRDRRRLALKVTVAVLVACFTLFFFGNHLFSLFGITIDSFRIGAGALLFLSAVQMVQGDAAVSPSDRQGDISVVPLAIPVTVGPATTGALLVMGAELQGAWQTVIGCAALAAAVLCIGALLGSAASIEHVIGKRGITILSKLTGLMLAALAAQIVFTGIKSFLAIH, encoded by the coding sequence ATGAGCATCTACGCCAACTTCTTCGTCGCTATCTGGCTCAAGTTCTTCTTTCTCCTGACCCCGTTCTTCGTGATGTCGGTCTTCCTCTCCATGACCCAGGAGATCGCACCCCGGGACCGACGGCGGCTCGCCCTCAAGGTGACCGTGGCGGTGCTGGTCGCCTGCTTCACCCTCTTCTTCTTCGGCAACCACCTCTTCTCCCTGTTCGGCATCACTATCGACTCGTTCCGGATCGGCGCCGGCGCCCTCCTCTTCCTCTCCGCGGTGCAGATGGTCCAGGGTGATGCCGCCGTCTCCCCCAGCGACCGGCAGGGCGACATCTCCGTGGTGCCGCTGGCGATCCCCGTCACCGTGGGCCCCGCCACCACCGGTGCGCTCCTGGTCATGGGGGCCGAACTCCAGGGGGCCTGGCAGACCGTGATCGGCTGCGCGGCCCTGGCCGCGGCAGTCCTCTGCATCGGGGCACTGCTGGGCTCCGCCGCCTCCATCGAGCACGTGATCGGCAAGCGGGGAATCACCATCCTGAGCAAGCTGACCGGGCTCATGCTCGCCGCGCTGGCGGCCCAGATCGTCTTCACGGGCATCAAGAGCTTTCTCGCCATCCACTGA
- a CDS encoding amino acid ABC transporter ATP-binding protein → MSDVKPLIQLENITKRFKSLTAVNGVNLAVHPGEKLVIIGPSGSGKSTLLRSINFLEEIDEGTIRFEGNEVGYVRRHGKLHLDKQPVICALRAEIGMVFQHFHLFPHMTVLGNVMEGPLTVQKKSAAESREIALAMLAKVGLTDKKDVYPATLSGGQKQRVAIARAIAMRPKLMLFDEPTSALDPELVGEVFDTIHALADEGMTMIIVTHHMGFARELADRVIFMEKGNFLAEGTPQEFFAEGMNNERIQSFLNRIL, encoded by the coding sequence ATGAGCGACGTTAAGCCCCTCATCCAACTGGAGAACATCACCAAGCGCTTCAAGAGCCTCACGGCGGTGAACGGCGTCAACCTGGCGGTCCATCCGGGGGAAAAGCTCGTGATCATCGGCCCGTCCGGGTCGGGCAAGTCGACGCTGCTCCGCTCCATCAACTTCCTGGAGGAGATCGACGAGGGGACCATCCGCTTCGAGGGAAACGAGGTTGGCTACGTCCGGCGCCACGGCAAGCTCCATCTGGACAAGCAACCGGTGATCTGCGCCCTGCGGGCCGAGATCGGGATGGTCTTCCAGCACTTCCACCTCTTTCCCCACATGACGGTCCTCGGCAACGTGATGGAAGGCCCCCTCACCGTGCAGAAGAAGAGCGCCGCCGAGTCCCGGGAAATCGCCCTGGCCATGCTGGCCAAAGTGGGGCTCACCGACAAGAAGGACGTCTACCCCGCCACCCTCTCCGGCGGCCAGAAGCAGCGGGTGGCCATTGCCCGGGCCATTGCCATGCGGCCGAAGCTCATGCTCTTCGACGAGCCCACCTCGGCCCTGGACCCGGAGCTGGTCGGGGAGGTCTTCGACACCATCCACGCCCTGGCCGACGAGGGGATGACCATGATCATCGTCACCCATCATATGGGCTTTGCCCGGGAACTGGCCGACCGGGTGATCTTCATGGAAAAGGGGAACTTCCTGGCCGAGGGGACCCCCCAGGAATTCTTTGCCGAAGGGATGAACAACGAGCGGATCCAGTCGTTCCTGAACCGGATTCTGTGA
- a CDS encoding amino acid ABC transporter permease (The N-terminal region of this protein, as described by TIGR01726, is a three transmembrane segment that identifies a subfamily of ABC transporter permease subunits, which specificities that include histidine, arginine, glutamine, glutamate, L-cystine (sic), the opines (in Agrobacterium) octopine and nopaline, etc.), whose translation MNLKPYTLGRVATALLFLWITTATALASEADYDALFREANDLMGAGDLPAAMEVLKKVPAPRAGEEGDAFVRSRMQIAKLHFAAKEMDEALAAAREVLSLYPDNSEAKNFTASVEREKKPGYVTFLQDCLKFLPVLLKGAVMTLLLVLCTMFISPIGGLLIALGRISTFRPLSALCWFVIWLFRGTPLLLQLFFIYYGLPSLGITLKPITAAVIGLGLNYSAYLGEIIRGAIQSIDHGQTEAAKALGMTYGQTMRRVVIPQTYKRLMPPIGNEFIALIKDTALVSTIAMVELMRAADQMFNTYFNVTALVLAAVIYLIFTTFFTFLFEKIEHRAGIYERR comes from the coding sequence ATGAACCTTAAACCATACACTCTCGGCAGGGTCGCTACGGCCCTGCTTTTTTTGTGGATCACCACTGCAACGGCGTTGGCGTCCGAAGCCGATTACGACGCCCTCTTCCGCGAGGCCAATGACCTCATGGGGGCAGGAGATCTCCCCGCCGCCATGGAGGTACTGAAAAAGGTCCCGGCGCCCCGGGCGGGCGAAGAAGGTGATGCCTTTGTCCGGAGTCGGATGCAGATCGCCAAGCTCCACTTCGCGGCCAAGGAGATGGACGAGGCCCTGGCCGCGGCCCGGGAGGTGCTTTCCCTCTACCCCGACAACAGTGAGGCGAAAAACTTCACGGCCTCGGTGGAGCGGGAGAAGAAGCCCGGCTACGTCACGTTCCTTCAGGACTGCCTGAAGTTCCTGCCGGTGCTTCTCAAGGGTGCGGTGATGACGCTCCTGCTGGTGCTCTGCACCATGTTCATCTCTCCCATCGGCGGGCTCCTCATCGCCTTGGGGCGGATCAGCACCTTCAGGCCCCTGTCGGCCCTCTGCTGGTTCGTCATCTGGCTCTTCCGGGGCACCCCCCTCCTGCTTCAGCTCTTCTTCATCTACTACGGCCTCCCCTCCCTCGGCATCACCCTCAAACCCATCACCGCCGCGGTCATCGGCCTGGGGCTCAACTACTCGGCCTACCTTGGCGAGATCATCCGGGGAGCCATTCAGAGCATCGACCACGGCCAGACCGAGGCAGCCAAGGCCCTGGGCATGACCTATGGCCAAACCATGCGCCGGGTCGTCATCCCCCAGACCTACAAGCGGCTCATGCCCCCCATCGGCAACGAGTTCATCGCCCTGATCAAGGACACGGCCCTGGTTTCCACCATTGCCATGGTAGAGCTGATGCGGGCCGCGGACCAGATGTTCAACACCTACTTCAACGTGACGGCCCTCGTCCTGGCCGCCGTCATCTACCTGATCTTCACGACCTTCTTCACCTTCCTCTTCGAAAAGATCGAGCACCGGGCAGGGATCTATGAGCGACGTTAA